The proteins below are encoded in one region of Rubripirellula reticaptiva:
- a CDS encoding DUF1592 domain-containing protein, with the protein MFLTRFTATVLIGLFVGISKADDAMQFAFRDTVEPMLRSNCLSCHNDETAEGDLDLSADTDTAAVVKNFRRWSLVLERLQAGDMPPEGAELYPDDAERNAVIDWIEQVKDAEAKRTSGDPGIVLARRLSSSEYNYTIRDLTGADIRPAESFPVDPANEAGFDNSGESLAMSPALLKKYLEAARKVSEHMALTPSGLEFAPHAVITDTDRDKFCVNRIIDFYRRQNIDYADYFFVLWKFKNRVALGQGDVSLSEMAVGDGLSTRYCETLWELLSEPIVENAVGPIATLKLLFNELPETTDPDDRPTARLGCQAIATFLSNLRTSLVPDVANLTAPQINNGSQPLVLWKNKQFVANRRRYVEGNLPDDTFGLAVGSSAAKAFRVSDNTDQVAYTKSLERFCDLFPDQFFVSERARVYLDKKSEKKLTGRYLSAGFHSQMGYFRDDAPLYDLMLDDSEKRELDRLWLELDFVASAPMRQYAGFIWFDRTDSQFMRDRVFDRYRAEDKDCISADKVAGLSDAYCDKAKRVGASDEALQAIRTYFTDMSKTFRRLESLSAEAGPVQLAAVVQFAERAFRRPLSKGEADSIRSFYHAMRDDDGLSHEDAIRDSVVSVLMSPHFCYRIDLPDETENKTDVGDAAVRPLGDYALASRLSYFLWSSMPDDALLDLAKQGRLHDPDMMVQQMRRMLDDDRASGFMIEFAGNWLDFRRFTEHNGVDRNRFPTFTDELRQAMSDEPLHFLSDLIARDGSVLECLYADHTFVNQVLADHYGMTESVEPTDLFKESDQDWVRIDQADRFGRGGLLPMAVFLTNNSPGLRTSPVKRGNWLIKRMLGEQVPAPPATVPELPADESQLGELTLRETLARHRQDVACAGCHNRIDSMGLVFEGYGPVGELREQDLGGRLIDDSAVFPDDTAGRGLNGLRDYIRQEREDDFVDNLCRKLLAFGLGRTLQLSDEMTIEMMKDRLAANDYRISSMMEVIVTSPAFLNKRVRIPLQASVVNP; encoded by the coding sequence ATGTTTCTGACGCGTTTCACCGCTACGGTTTTGATCGGGTTATTTGTTGGTATCTCTAAAGCCGATGACGCGATGCAATTTGCGTTTCGTGATACCGTTGAGCCGATGCTGCGATCGAACTGTTTATCGTGCCATAACGACGAAACCGCTGAAGGCGACCTGGACTTAAGCGCCGACACGGACACGGCAGCGGTCGTGAAAAACTTTCGCCGTTGGTCGCTCGTTCTTGAACGCTTGCAAGCTGGTGACATGCCGCCCGAAGGCGCCGAGCTCTATCCAGACGATGCAGAAAGAAACGCGGTGATCGACTGGATCGAACAGGTAAAAGACGCAGAGGCGAAACGGACCAGCGGTGACCCTGGGATCGTGCTGGCACGGCGTCTTAGCAGTAGTGAATACAATTACACAATTCGCGATCTTACCGGCGCCGACATTCGACCCGCCGAATCGTTTCCGGTGGACCCAGCCAACGAGGCCGGCTTCGACAACTCCGGCGAGTCGCTGGCGATGTCCCCTGCCCTGTTGAAAAAGTATCTCGAAGCGGCACGCAAGGTTTCCGAGCACATGGCTTTGACGCCAAGTGGTTTGGAATTCGCACCGCATGCCGTCATCACTGATACCGATCGTGACAAGTTTTGTGTCAATCGAATCATCGATTTCTATCGGCGGCAAAATATAGACTATGCCGATTACTTCTTTGTGCTTTGGAAATTCAAGAATCGTGTCGCGCTTGGGCAAGGCGACGTGTCGCTTTCTGAAATGGCCGTCGGCGATGGGCTTAGCACGCGGTACTGCGAGACGCTCTGGGAACTGCTCAGTGAACCGATTGTAGAAAATGCTGTCGGTCCAATTGCAACTTTGAAGCTTCTGTTCAATGAGCTACCGGAAACGACCGATCCCGATGACCGGCCGACCGCTCGTTTGGGATGTCAGGCGATAGCGACGTTCCTTTCAAATCTGCGAACATCATTAGTTCCCGATGTTGCCAACTTAACCGCGCCGCAAATCAATAATGGATCACAGCCACTCGTGTTGTGGAAGAACAAACAGTTCGTTGCGAATCGACGACGTTACGTCGAAGGTAACTTGCCCGATGACACCTTCGGTTTAGCGGTTGGTTCCAGTGCCGCGAAAGCGTTTCGCGTTTCCGACAATACTGACCAGGTTGCCTACACGAAATCGTTGGAACGATTCTGCGACTTGTTTCCCGACCAGTTTTTCGTTTCCGAACGAGCTCGTGTGTACTTGGATAAGAAGAGCGAGAAGAAGCTGACGGGGCGATACTTGAGCGCCGGGTTCCATAGCCAAATGGGATATTTTCGCGACGACGCGCCGTTGTATGACCTGATGCTCGATGATTCCGAAAAACGAGAGTTGGATCGATTGTGGTTGGAACTCGATTTTGTGGCGTCGGCGCCGATGCGTCAGTATGCCGGATTCATCTGGTTCGATCGCACGGATTCTCAGTTCATGCGAGACCGTGTGTTTGACCGATATCGAGCAGAGGACAAAGATTGTATTTCGGCAGATAAGGTTGCTGGTTTGTCGGATGCTTATTGTGACAAGGCCAAGCGCGTGGGAGCAAGCGACGAAGCACTCCAAGCGATTCGAACTTATTTCACGGACATGTCGAAAACGTTTCGCCGGCTCGAATCGTTGAGTGCCGAAGCAGGGCCAGTGCAACTCGCGGCGGTTGTTCAATTTGCCGAGCGAGCCTTTCGTCGGCCGCTATCCAAAGGGGAAGCAGACTCGATCCGGTCGTTCTATCATGCGATGCGCGACGATGATGGACTGAGCCACGAGGATGCGATTCGCGACAGCGTGGTCAGCGTCTTGATGTCGCCGCATTTCTGTTACCGAATCGATTTGCCGGACGAGACAGAGAATAAAACTGATGTTGGCGACGCGGCCGTGCGACCGCTGGGAGACTACGCGTTGGCCAGTCGGCTAAGCTATTTTTTGTGGTCTAGCATGCCTGATGATGCGTTGCTGGATCTGGCAAAGCAAGGCCGCTTGCACGATCCTGATATGATGGTCCAGCAGATGCGACGCATGCTTGATGATGATCGTGCCAGCGGATTCATGATCGAGTTCGCCGGCAATTGGCTGGACTTCCGTCGATTCACGGAGCACAACGGTGTTGACCGCAATCGTTTTCCGACATTTACCGACGAACTTCGTCAAGCGATGTCTGATGAGCCGCTTCATTTCTTAAGCGACTTGATCGCACGCGATGGTTCCGTTCTGGAATGTCTCTATGCCGACCACACGTTCGTCAATCAGGTTTTGGCGGATCACTACGGCATGACTGAGTCAGTCGAGCCGACAGATCTTTTCAAGGAATCGGATCAGGATTGGGTTCGCATCGACCAAGCGGACCGCTTTGGTCGAGGTGGACTATTGCCCATGGCGGTTTTCCTGACGAACAATTCACCAGGCCTACGAACGAGCCCCGTCAAGCGCGGCAATTGGTTGATCAAACGAATGTTGGGCGAACAGGTTCCCGCGCCTCCTGCAACGGTACCAGAACTTCCCGCCGATGAATCTCAATTGGGCGAACTGACGTTACGCGAAACACTGGCTCGCCATCGACAAGACGTTGCTTGCGCTGGGTGCCACAACCGCATCGATTCAATGGGACTGGTGTTCGAAGGTTATGGCCCCGTCGGTGAGCTTCGTGAGCAGGATCTCGGCGGCCGCTTGATTGACGATTCCGCTGTATTCCCTGATGACACTGCGGGCCGTGGGCTAAACGGGCTACGTGACTACATTCGACAAGAACGCGAAGATGATTTTGTTGATAACCTTTGTCGTAAACTGTTGGCATTTGGGCTCGGTCGAACGCTTCAGCTATCCGACGAGATGACCATTGAAATGATGAAAGATCGATTGGCAGCGAACGACTATCGAATCTCTTCAATGATGGAAGTGATCGTGACGAGTCCGGCTTTTTTGAACAAACGCGTCCGTATCCCTCTGCAAGCATCCGTGGTGAATCCGTGA
- a CDS encoding PQQ-binding-like beta-propeller repeat protein has product MNADFSRSGLLSVIFFLLTSPTVRGDDWAQWRGPNRDAQSQETGLSTQWPASGPPLAWKAEGLGGGFSSVSVANGRIVTLGDFDDGNYVVAISEADGSPVWKTKIGDAGGHKKYKGPRSTPTVDGGQVFVLNQHSDLVCLNEKTGESLWSVNLVERFGGEMMSGWKYSESPLVDGRQVICTPGGSDGTMLALNRETGEKIWQTSSWTDTAGYSSVIIATIGGKRQYVQLTGESVAGVDTDSGEVLWRAEREGKTAVVPTPVVADDVVFVTSGYGVGCNAFVIKNDDGTWSTEELYANQEIANHHGGVVLVGAHVYGSSGGVFRCLNVTNGELAFEGRSVGKGATVYADGHLYLRGESGDVALIEATPEGLREKSRFEQPDRSDEKAWAHPVISDGKLYLRDQDILLCFDLRAK; this is encoded by the coding sequence ATGAACGCAGACTTTTCGCGAAGCGGGTTACTGAGCGTAATTTTTTTCCTTCTGACTTCACCAACCGTTCGCGGCGACGATTGGGCTCAGTGGCGTGGTCCCAATCGTGATGCGCAATCGCAAGAAACTGGCCTTTCGACGCAGTGGCCCGCATCAGGTCCACCCTTGGCGTGGAAAGCGGAAGGGCTCGGCGGCGGATTCTCCAGCGTGTCGGTTGCCAATGGGCGGATCGTCACACTCGGCGATTTCGATGACGGAAATTACGTGGTTGCTATTTCCGAGGCGGACGGTTCACCAGTTTGGAAAACAAAAATTGGCGACGCCGGCGGTCACAAAAAGTACAAAGGACCGCGAAGCACGCCCACCGTCGATGGTGGCCAAGTTTTCGTGCTCAATCAACACTCTGATTTGGTTTGCCTTAACGAGAAAACCGGAGAATCTCTTTGGTCCGTGAATCTGGTGGAGCGGTTTGGTGGTGAGATGATGTCGGGTTGGAAATACAGCGAATCACCTCTCGTCGACGGGCGTCAAGTCATCTGCACACCGGGCGGAAGTGACGGAACGATGCTGGCGCTGAATCGTGAAACCGGTGAAAAGATTTGGCAAACCAGCAGTTGGACTGATACTGCCGGTTACTCTTCAGTGATCATCGCCACGATCGGTGGAAAACGACAGTATGTGCAATTGACCGGTGAAAGTGTGGCGGGCGTGGATACGGATTCTGGCGAAGTGCTCTGGCGTGCTGAACGTGAAGGCAAGACCGCCGTCGTCCCAACACCAGTCGTGGCCGATGATGTTGTCTTCGTGACGTCGGGTTACGGTGTCGGCTGTAATGCATTCGTGATTAAGAATGACGACGGAACATGGAGCACCGAAGAACTCTACGCCAACCAAGAGATCGCCAATCATCATGGTGGTGTCGTATTGGTTGGCGCCCACGTCTATGGATCCAGCGGGGGTGTTTTTCGCTGTCTCAATGTCACTAACGGAGAGCTCGCCTTTGAGGGACGCAGTGTCGGAAAGGGAGCCACTGTGTATGCCGACGGACATCTTTACTTGCGAGGCGAATCGGGTGACGTCGCGTTGATCGAAGCCACGCCCGAAGGTCTTCGTGAAAAAAGTCGATTTGAACAGCCGGACCGAAGTGACGAAAAGGCCTGGGCCCATCCGGTTATCTCCGACGGCAAACTCTACCTTCGTGACCAAGATATTCTGTTGTGCTTTGACCTGCGAGCCAAATGA
- a CDS encoding potassium channel family protein, with protein sequence MQNSTSIRKMIVGIGFFCATCVAAVVGYSIAGWSLVDSLYMVVITIFGVGYGEVQPIDTPRLKVFTALIIVAGCSSGIYVVGGFVQMVAEGEIQRVLGVRRMSRGIEQANGHVIICGFGRVGRMLASELKELDEPFVCVDSNPERIAQADELGYLVVTGSAGEEDTLMRAGIARARVLATVLPDDAANVFITLTARELSEEIEIIARGESTATQRKLIRSGANHVVLPAAIGATKIANMISCPNAASLLSDPKQSERLRSDLQSLGLSIHEYPIESTSKIIGSSLGDLQSTCEGGMMVVAIRHADQSLLKNPKPNQTIQSGDRLFIVTNRSDRVSLTRATQLKKPEMLYRGSSTS encoded by the coding sequence ATGCAAAACAGCACTTCAATTCGCAAAATGATCGTCGGCATCGGTTTCTTTTGCGCAACTTGTGTGGCGGCGGTGGTCGGATATTCGATCGCAGGCTGGTCACTGGTTGATTCGCTGTACATGGTCGTGATCACCATATTCGGAGTTGGCTATGGCGAAGTACAGCCTATTGATACTCCAAGGCTGAAGGTCTTCACTGCGCTGATCATCGTCGCGGGTTGTTCCTCAGGGATTTACGTCGTGGGTGGATTCGTACAAATGGTTGCCGAAGGCGAGATTCAACGTGTATTGGGAGTCAGACGAATGAGTCGCGGAATTGAACAGGCTAACGGCCACGTGATCATCTGCGGCTTTGGTCGCGTAGGTCGCATGCTTGCTAGCGAGTTGAAAGAACTGGACGAGCCGTTTGTCTGTGTTGATTCCAACCCAGAGCGAATCGCGCAAGCCGACGAACTGGGTTATCTCGTTGTAACCGGCAGCGCGGGTGAAGAGGACACGCTCATGCGTGCCGGTATCGCTCGCGCTAGAGTGCTGGCAACTGTCTTGCCGGATGACGCAGCCAACGTTTTCATAACCTTAACAGCACGTGAGCTTAGCGAAGAAATTGAAATTATCGCTCGCGGCGAGTCGACTGCGACACAGCGTAAACTGATTCGCAGCGGTGCCAACCATGTCGTCCTACCTGCCGCGATCGGCGCGACAAAAATCGCCAATATGATCTCGTGCCCCAACGCGGCATCGTTGCTATCGGATCCGAAACAGAGCGAACGATTGCGATCAGACCTGCAAAGTCTGGGTCTATCGATTCACGAGTACCCGATCGAATCAACCAGCAAAATCATCGGAAGCTCGCTGGGCGATCTTCAATCAACCTGTGAAGGTGGAATGATGGTCGTCGCGATCCGGCACGCCGATCAAAGCTTGCTGAAAAACCCAAAGCCAAACCAGACGATCCAATCGGGTGACAGGTTGTTCATCGTCACCAACCGCAGCGACCGCGTCTCTCTCACCCGCGCAACGCAGCTAAAGAAACCTGAGATGCTTTACCGAGGCTCATCGACGTCGTGA
- a CDS encoding DUF1552 domain-containing protein → MPTRLISRRTLLRGTGVAMALPWLESIPVWGTETVVGNDAAPSPNRFAALFMGCGINQDHWWAKGSGKEMELGKSLAPMEPIKHKLNFITGLFNENATEVGIHPGQTGNILSGASLQKGSELRGDISMDQVLANHFENQTAVPSLVLGCEQPVTGYHETNFSMAYSSHISWQNATSPVPMEVYPSLAFDALFDNQGSRRDESILDRVHEDALSLSRRVSQSDRAKLDEYLNSVREVEKRAASMRAAHAKAATRAKDHGKPIAAMKRPDDGLPEDIREHMRLMCDLVAIGFQTDKSRVATLLLNRDLSGLFYPFLDVASTHHSASHSDRSDEYERISRYYCDQYAYLAKRLDSMPEGDATVLDHSCLLFISSMWSGNAHDSSKVPVLLTGGLSGQFETGRVLDYVGKDDDDRKLCSMYLSIMDRMGVKRDRFGDAEKQLAGL, encoded by the coding sequence ATGCCGACTCGTCTGATTTCTCGACGCACACTTTTACGTGGTACCGGGGTTGCGATGGCACTGCCGTGGCTGGAATCGATTCCCGTTTGGGGAACCGAAACGGTCGTCGGCAACGATGCCGCGCCTTCGCCGAATCGGTTTGCAGCCTTGTTCATGGGCTGCGGCATCAACCAAGATCACTGGTGGGCCAAGGGCAGCGGCAAGGAGATGGAACTCGGCAAGAGCCTTGCACCGATGGAACCGATCAAACACAAGTTAAATTTCATCACGGGCTTGTTCAACGAGAACGCAACGGAGGTTGGGATTCATCCCGGACAAACCGGCAACATCTTGTCCGGTGCGTCGTTGCAGAAGGGTTCTGAGTTGCGTGGCGACATCAGCATGGATCAAGTCCTCGCCAATCATTTCGAAAACCAAACGGCCGTTCCCAGTCTAGTGCTCGGCTGCGAACAACCGGTGACCGGCTATCACGAGACCAACTTTTCGATGGCCTACAGCTCGCACATCTCGTGGCAGAACGCGACATCGCCGGTGCCCATGGAAGTTTATCCGTCTCTGGCCTTTGACGCGTTGTTTGATAATCAAGGCAGTCGACGCGACGAAAGCATTCTGGACCGCGTCCATGAAGATGCACTTTCGCTCAGTCGTCGAGTCAGCCAATCCGATCGCGCCAAGTTGGACGAGTATCTGAATAGCGTTCGCGAAGTGGAAAAGCGGGCAGCGTCGATGCGTGCCGCTCACGCCAAGGCGGCGACGCGTGCCAAAGACCACGGCAAACCCATTGCCGCGATGAAGCGTCCCGATGACGGACTGCCGGAAGACATTCGCGAGCACATGCGATTGATGTGCGATCTGGTCGCGATTGGTTTCCAAACTGATAAGTCACGTGTGGCGACACTGCTGTTGAACCGAGATTTATCAGGTCTGTTTTATCCATTCTTAGACGTCGCTAGCACTCACCACTCAGCGTCGCACAGTGATCGTTCAGACGAGTACGAACGGATCTCACGTTACTACTGTGATCAATATGCTTATTTGGCGAAGCGACTCGATTCGATGCCGGAAGGCGATGCAACGGTGCTTGATCATTCGTGTTTGCTTTTCATATCGAGCATGTGGTCAGGCAACGCGCATGATTCCAGCAAGGTGCCCGTTCTGCTGACCGGCGGTTTGTCGGGCCAATTCGAAACGGGGCGCGTGCTGGATTATGTCGGCAAAGACGATGACGACCGAAAACTGTGCAGTATGTATCTGTCGATCATGGATCGGATGGGCGTCAAACGGGATCGCTTCGGCGACGCTGAAAAGCAACTTGCCGGATTGTGA
- a CDS encoding alkaline phosphatase D family protein yields the protein MNKIFLLSFFVLFCISNANSADIPDVLVIGDSISLGYTPNVIAMMHDEANVVHHKGNAQHTGTGLAKIDAWLGDTEWDVIHFNWGLWDLCYRHPESKVQGQRDKERGTLTTSLEQYEQNLNQLVQRLRKTNATLIWANTTVVPQLEAGRRVDDDLKYNAVAARVMQKHGVVVNDLNKLSRKFSTEMFKKPGDVHFTAEGYQQLAVQVSESIRSALQRGEEGARTVSQVFFGSCIKQEQPMPLLAKMADLSPDLMIFLGDNIYGDTEDMDVLRAKYAVLSSDRGFQRLRQSCPTLATWDDHDFGVNDGGADYSKRLESERIFEDFWFNDLSVEARSRPGVYDAKFFGPPEKRLQVIMLDTRYFRSPLKQGDKRIGGSWLPDSDPSKTMLGEDQWTWLEEQLSKPANVRIIASSIQFLAEAVGQETWSNLPRERHRMLDLLKSTNANGVIFISGDRHWSELSSLSQGVPYPIYDFTSSSFNQLHGRGTPTENRFRHLPNTFHQANYGVIRIDWDAVEPSAMLEIRDLSGETQLQHQVDWEE from the coding sequence ATGAACAAAATATTTCTGCTGTCGTTTTTCGTCTTATTCTGCATTTCGAACGCCAATTCGGCGGACATACCGGACGTGCTGGTCATCGGTGATTCCATTTCGTTGGGATACACTCCTAACGTCATCGCAATGATGCATGATGAAGCGAACGTTGTTCACCACAAGGGCAACGCCCAGCACACTGGCACCGGCCTTGCGAAGATTGATGCGTGGCTCGGCGATACGGAGTGGGACGTCATCCATTTCAATTGGGGCCTGTGGGATCTTTGTTATCGGCATCCGGAATCGAAGGTCCAGGGTCAACGAGACAAAGAAAGGGGAACACTGACCACTTCGCTCGAGCAATACGAGCAGAATCTGAATCAACTCGTCCAGCGACTGCGTAAAACAAATGCGACTTTGATTTGGGCCAACACAACTGTGGTCCCCCAGCTTGAAGCTGGCCGACGAGTTGATGATGACTTGAAGTACAACGCAGTTGCCGCACGTGTGATGCAGAAACATGGCGTCGTGGTCAACGACTTGAACAAGCTGTCACGCAAGTTTTCAACCGAGATGTTTAAGAAACCTGGCGACGTCCATTTTACGGCCGAAGGTTATCAGCAACTCGCTGTTCAGGTATCCGAGTCCATTCGATCGGCACTGCAACGCGGCGAGGAAGGTGCAAGAACTGTCAGCCAAGTGTTTTTCGGGTCGTGCATCAAGCAGGAACAACCGATGCCTCTGCTCGCGAAGATGGCCGACTTGTCGCCTGACCTAATGATCTTTCTGGGCGACAATATCTACGGCGACACGGAAGACATGGATGTGCTGCGAGCAAAGTACGCTGTGCTTAGTTCAGATCGTGGGTTTCAAAGACTTCGACAGTCATGTCCAACGCTGGCAACCTGGGATGACCACGACTTTGGTGTCAACGATGGAGGAGCCGACTACTCGAAGCGATTGGAATCGGAACGGATTTTTGAAGACTTCTGGTTTAACGATTTAAGCGTAGAAGCTCGCTCGCGTCCTGGCGTTTATGACGCGAAGTTCTTCGGGCCGCCGGAGAAGCGGTTGCAGGTGATCATGCTTGACACTCGCTACTTTCGTTCACCACTAAAGCAGGGGGATAAACGTATCGGCGGATCTTGGTTGCCGGACAGTGATCCGTCAAAAACGATGCTCGGCGAAGATCAGTGGACATGGTTGGAAGAACAGTTGTCAAAACCCGCCAATGTTCGCATCATCGCTAGCAGCATCCAGTTCCTCGCCGAAGCAGTTGGGCAGGAAACCTGGTCCAACCTGCCACGCGAGAGACATCGAATGCTAGACCTGTTGAAGTCAACGAACGCCAACGGAGTGATCTTCATCAGCGGCGATCGGCATTGGTCCGAATTGTCTTCGCTTTCGCAAGGCGTGCCGTATCCGATTTACGATTTTACCTCCAGCAGTTTCAACCAATTGCATGGACGCGGTACCCCCACCGAGAATCGTTTTCGCCATCTACCCAATACCTTTCACCAGGCGAACTACGGCGTCATTCGGATTGACTGGGATGCAGTAGAGCCCTCCGCAATGCTGGAAATCCGTGATCTGTCAGGCGAAACGCAATTGCAACACCAAGTCGATTGGGAAGAATGA
- a CDS encoding prolyl oligopeptidase family serine peptidase — MSNELNLLLFCHYLEVAALMPHRFTRRCAAVLLMVLVSQTQMLHAQPPSTPTSPTADSYHGVKVQDNYRWLEDWSDPKVKAWSEAQNAYARQTLDALPNVEAIRERVTEIMSDESISYGDLHFASGKYFAIKKQPPKEQSFLITFGDLQSPDQATVLFDPNVIDTKGTTSIDWYEPSPDGKLVAISISTGGSEVGNVSILDTSSGKQVFEVVPRVNTGTAGGDLAWTPSSDGFYYTHHPRPGERDESDLNFYQQLFFHKLGTDSATDRFELGKDFPRIAEIEVEVNHSTGLVLCNVQDGDGGQFSHFIRSPSGSWVKLSHFGDKLVQATFEPNGSVLAITRENAAKGRVIRLPDPVNEPNKQLPVIGENNDTVVTSFYRAPPSLLATQDRIYVTYQLGGPSEIRVFDHDGQQLAAPKQLPISSVGGLEHLTDNDVLFSNASYVQPTQWLRFDASNNKTIRTALSSQSKVGFSDVAVSREFATSKDGTQIPVNIIRPKSTTNAGPLVLYGYGGYGINLTPGFNAANKVLLEQGVTYVVANIRGGGEYGEQWHLDGNLTNKQNVFDDFHAAAKYLIEKGYTTSEQLAIMGGSNGGLLMGAMLTQHPDLAKCVVSSVGIYDMLRVELSPNGSFNIPEFGTVKDPKHFNALRAYSPFHNVRDGVEYPATIFFTGANDPRVDPMQSRKMTARMQAANPGGAPVLLRTSANSGHGGDTGLSQRIEESVDRNAFLFYHLGVESERHSPH; from the coding sequence GTGTCTAATGAACTCAATCTTTTGTTGTTTTGTCACTACTTAGAAGTTGCTGCTCTGATGCCTCACCGATTCACCCGCCGTTGCGCTGCGGTTCTGTTGATGGTTCTCGTATCGCAAACCCAAATGCTTCATGCTCAACCGCCATCCACACCAACTTCGCCGACCGCGGACTCCTATCACGGCGTTAAGGTTCAAGACAACTACCGCTGGCTAGAAGACTGGAGTGATCCGAAGGTCAAAGCTTGGAGTGAGGCCCAAAACGCGTACGCCAGACAAACGCTCGATGCTCTGCCGAACGTCGAAGCGATTCGCGAGCGTGTTACTGAGATCATGTCGGACGAATCAATCTCGTACGGCGATCTTCATTTCGCGAGCGGAAAGTACTTTGCGATTAAAAAGCAGCCTCCAAAGGAGCAATCATTCCTGATCACGTTTGGTGATTTACAGTCGCCTGATCAAGCCACCGTGCTGTTTGATCCGAACGTAATCGATACCAAAGGCACGACTTCGATCGATTGGTACGAGCCGTCACCTGATGGCAAGCTTGTGGCGATTTCAATTTCGACTGGTGGCAGTGAAGTGGGGAATGTGTCGATCCTTGACACTTCCAGTGGCAAACAGGTTTTTGAAGTGGTACCGCGAGTGAACACGGGTACCGCCGGAGGCGATCTGGCTTGGACACCGAGCAGCGACGGTTTTTACTACACCCACCATCCGCGACCAGGTGAACGCGACGAATCGGATTTGAATTTCTATCAGCAACTATTCTTTCACAAGTTAGGGACCGATAGTGCGACCGACCGATTCGAACTTGGAAAGGACTTCCCTCGGATCGCCGAGATCGAAGTGGAGGTCAATCATTCAACCGGCCTGGTGCTTTGCAATGTCCAGGACGGCGACGGCGGACAGTTCAGCCACTTCATTCGGTCGCCATCAGGTTCCTGGGTGAAGTTGAGCCACTTCGGCGACAAACTCGTGCAAGCTACTTTCGAACCCAACGGCAGTGTTTTGGCGATCACCCGCGAGAACGCCGCGAAGGGTAGGGTCATTCGACTGCCTGATCCGGTGAATGAACCCAACAAACAATTGCCGGTCATCGGTGAAAACAACGATACGGTCGTGACGAGCTTCTATCGTGCACCGCCTAGTTTGCTGGCAACGCAGGACCGGATTTACGTGACTTACCAATTGGGCGGTCCGTCGGAGATTCGCGTCTTTGATCATGATGGGCAACAGCTCGCGGCACCGAAACAGCTGCCCATTTCCAGCGTTGGCGGGCTCGAGCACTTGACTGACAATGACGTCCTATTCAGCAATGCGTCCTATGTTCAACCCACTCAGTGGTTGCGTTTTGATGCATCCAATAACAAAACCATTCGCACAGCGCTTTCAAGCCAATCTAAAGTTGGCTTCAGCGATGTTGCAGTCAGTCGCGAGTTTGCCACGTCAAAGGATGGCACTCAAATTCCCGTCAACATCATTCGCCCCAAATCAACGACAAACGCGGGACCTTTGGTGCTGTACGGCTACGGTGGCTATGGCATCAACTTGACGCCCGGCTTCAACGCCGCCAACAAAGTGCTTTTGGAACAAGGGGTGACTTACGTCGTCGCCAATATTCGTGGTGGCGGGGAGTACGGCGAGCAGTGGCACTTGGATGGCAACTTGACCAACAAGCAAAACGTGTTCGATGACTTTCACGCCGCAGCAAAGTACTTGATCGAAAAGGGTTACACGACATCCGAGCAATTGGCGATCATGGGCGGATCCAACGGCGGACTGCTGATGGGTGCTATGCTTACCCAACATCCAGATCTTGCCAAATGCGTTGTTTCGTCGGTTGGCATCTACGACATGCTTCGCGTTGAATTGTCGCCAAATGGGTCGTTCAACATCCCTGAGTTCGGGACAGTAAAAGACCCTAAACATTTCAACGCGCTTCGTGCCTACTCGCCGTTTCACAATGTCCGCGACGGCGTCGAATATCCAGCCACGATCTTTTTCACGGGAGCCAATGACCCGCGTGTTGATCCGATGCAATCACGAAAAATGACGGCGCGAATGCAAGCGGCCAATCCAGGTGGCGCACCGGTGCTGTTGCGAACCAGTGCTAATTCGGGACACGGCGGGGACACGGGCTTGTCCCAACGAATCGAAGAATCCGTTGATCGAAATGCGTTTCTTTTCTATCACCTCGGCGTGGAATCTGAGCGACATAGTCCACATTGA